The Campylobacter concisus sequence TGATTTTTTATGAGCGGTTAGTCCTTCAGCTTCGGCTAGCTGCATACATGATTTGCCAAGATGCATGATACCTTTTCTACTCACTGAAATGATCGAACTTCGCTTCATGAAATTTTCAACTCCAAGCGGTGAGTAAAATCTTGCACTTCCGCCAGTTGGCAATGTGTGATTTGGCCCAGCTATATAATCTCCCATCGCTTCAGGTGTAAAGTGTCCAAAAAATATAGCTCCCGCGTGCTTTACCTCATCCATATAGCTTAAAGCGTCATTTGTAGCGATCTCTAGGTGCTCCACTGCGAGCTCATTCATGAGAGTAAAACACTCTTTTAGATCTTTTGCTACTATTATTGCGGCTTTATTTCTTATGCTTGCACTTGCGATCGGCTCACGTTTTAGTGTCTTTAACTCATCTTCAATGTGTCTTTGCACAGCCCTTGCAAAGGCTTCCACTGGCGTTATCAAAAAGGCACTTGCTATCTCGTCATGCTCGGCTTGAGAGAGCATATCGATAGCTATATGTCGAGGATCGGCACTATCATCAGCGATCACGCCTATCTCACTTGGACCAGCGATCATGTCAATATTTACGTCGCCATAGACTAGCTTTTTAGCAGTCGCTACGTAGATATTGCCAGGTCCTGTGATGACATCAACTTTTGGTACTGTTGCGGTTCCGTATGCCATCGCCGCAATGGCACTTGCGCCTCCTACTTTAAAGGCTGTTTTTATGCCGCAAAGGTGCATAGCCGCAAGAAGCAGAGGATTTACCTTTCCATTTGGTGCTGGGGTGCAGACAACGATCTCTTTTACGCCAGCTACAATCGCTGGGATCGCATTCATAAGAAGCGAGCTAGGATATGCCGCCTTACCACCTGGGATGTAAAGGCCGGCACGATCAACTGCGGTGTATTTTGCGCCAAGTAAGATGTCGTGCTCGTCTTTGTAGGTCCAGTCGCTTGGCTTTGTACGCTCGTGGTAGCTTTTTATCCTATCGTGGGCTAAATTTAAAGCTACTCTCAAAGCATTGTCTAGCGAATTATAGGCAGCTTCCATCTCTTTAACGTCGATTATTATGTCGTTTTTACTTGTAACGCTAAATTTATCAAATTTAGCTATCTGCGCAAAAAGTGCACTATCGCCATCTTTTCTTATCTCATCTATTATTCCAGCAACCACCGGCATTACAGCACTCATGTCATTATCACTTCGTTTAACAAGCTGTAAAAATTTACTCTCAAAATCAGCGTCACTACTATGAAAAAATTTCATTTATGCTCCTTTAATTTTAATTTTCTCTCGTATCTTTGTCTTTGTGTAATGTTACCTAAAATTCCGCCCTGGTGGATATATAAAATTTCAGCTCCAAGCTTATCTAAATTTGCAAAAAGCGTGATAA is a genomic window containing:
- the hisD gene encoding histidinol dehydrogenase, whose product is MKFFHSSDADFESKFLQLVKRSDNDMSAVMPVVAGIIDEIRKDGDSALFAQIAKFDKFSVTSKNDIIIDVKEMEAAYNSLDNALRVALNLAHDRIKSYHERTKPSDWTYKDEHDILLGAKYTAVDRAGLYIPGGKAAYPSSLLMNAIPAIVAGVKEIVVCTPAPNGKVNPLLLAAMHLCGIKTAFKVGGASAIAAMAYGTATVPKVDVITGPGNIYVATAKKLVYGDVNIDMIAGPSEIGVIADDSADPRHIAIDMLSQAEHDEIASAFLITPVEAFARAVQRHIEDELKTLKREPIASASIRNKAAIIVAKDLKECFTLMNELAVEHLEIATNDALSYMDEVKHAGAIFFGHFTPEAMGDYIAGPNHTLPTGGSARFYSPLGVENFMKRSSIISVSRKGIMHLGKSCMQLAEAEGLTAHKKSVAVRLEE